A section of the Bacillus pumilus genome encodes:
- a CDS encoding TIGR00375 family protein, with product MREFFADIHIHIGRTRTGRAVKITGARSLTIDQILIEATQSKGMGMIGVIDAQSPEVLEELIEGVEEGKYTELSDGGLSFEQTVLLLGSELEINDNHSKGPIHVLAFMPTLRKMTEFSAWLALHMKNVHLSSQRLYVDGKTLQHKVKELGGLFIPAHIFTPHKSLFGKGVSTSLTEVFDPDLIDAVELGLSCDTSMASQLSELNRYPFLTNSDAHSLGKIAREYTKIRMDHASFAEFKLALEGKDGRAITGNYGLAPRLGKYYHTTCEKCGVRPRALDQEKCHACGHTRMTKGVSERLKELADQESDHGTRPPYVHQLPLQFIPGVGAKTLEKLKAVFHTEMNILHQATEQELKAVLPEKTANYIIKARKGEVELIAGGGGVYGKVDINHESS from the coding sequence ATGAGGGAGTTTTTTGCAGACATCCATATTCATATTGGCAGAACAAGAACAGGCAGAGCTGTTAAAATTACAGGTGCAAGGTCACTGACCATTGACCAAATTCTCATTGAAGCAACGCAAAGTAAAGGGATGGGGATGATAGGTGTGATTGATGCACAATCTCCAGAAGTCCTAGAAGAATTAATAGAAGGTGTAGAGGAAGGCAAATATACTGAACTAAGTGATGGTGGTCTATCATTTGAACAGACCGTGCTGCTTTTAGGCAGTGAATTAGAAATTAATGATAATCATTCAAAAGGTCCAATTCATGTGCTTGCATTTATGCCCACGCTGCGCAAAATGACTGAGTTTTCCGCATGGCTCGCGCTTCATATGAAAAATGTGCATTTGAGTTCACAGCGCCTCTATGTGGATGGGAAAACACTTCAGCATAAGGTCAAGGAGCTAGGAGGCTTATTTATTCCTGCTCATATTTTCACGCCGCATAAAAGCTTATTTGGCAAAGGAGTCAGCACGTCATTAACGGAAGTGTTCGATCCGGATCTCATTGATGCTGTTGAACTAGGACTTAGCTGCGATACGTCAATGGCGTCTCAGTTAAGCGAACTGAATCGCTATCCCTTTTTAACGAATTCAGACGCCCATTCTTTAGGGAAAATCGCGCGAGAATATACAAAAATCCGCATGGACCATGCCTCTTTTGCCGAATTCAAACTAGCCCTTGAAGGGAAAGACGGGAGAGCCATTACAGGAAATTATGGACTCGCCCCGCGGCTTGGGAAGTACTATCATACAACCTGTGAGAAGTGCGGAGTAAGACCTCGCGCGCTAGATCAAGAAAAGTGCCACGCATGCGGACATACCCGAATGACAAAAGGAGTGAGTGAGCGTTTAAAGGAGCTGGCCGATCAAGAAAGTGACCATGGAACAAGACCTCCTTATGTTCATCAGCTTCCGCTTCAATTTATTCCGGGTGTCGGAGCCAAAACGCTGGAGAAGCTAAAAGCCGTGTTTCACACAGAGATGAATATCCTTCATCAAGCAACAGAACAAGAACTAAAAGCTGTGCTGCCAGAAAAAACAGCCAATTACATCATCAAAGCAAGAAAAGGTGAAGTCGAACTGATCGCTGGCGGGGGCGGCGTGTACGGTAAGGTGGATATCAATCATGAATCAAGTTAA
- a CDS encoding NUDIX hydrolase, with amino-acid sequence MKDFEEKTLSTKELYNGKIIDLVLEDVELPNGKQGKREIIKHPGAVAVIARTDDHKIILVKQYRKALERAIVEIPAGKLEPGEEPAHTALRELEEETGYTTQKLQKLTAFYTSPGFADEIVHMYLADQLIPLEEKRELDEDEFVEVMEVSLEEALHLIEKQHIYDAKTAYAIQYLQLQEVLKSTK; translated from the coding sequence TTGAAGGACTTTGAAGAAAAAACATTATCGACTAAAGAATTATACAACGGAAAAATCATTGATTTGGTTCTTGAAGATGTAGAATTACCAAACGGAAAACAAGGAAAACGTGAAATCATCAAACATCCTGGAGCAGTAGCCGTCATTGCTCGGACAGACGATCATAAAATCATCTTGGTCAAGCAATACCGTAAAGCACTAGAGAGAGCCATCGTTGAAATTCCGGCTGGTAAATTAGAGCCAGGGGAAGAGCCAGCACATACAGCACTGCGAGAATTAGAAGAAGAAACAGGATACACCACCCAGAAGCTTCAAAAGCTGACGGCTTTTTATACTTCACCGGGTTTTGCAGATGAAATCGTCCACATGTATCTTGCAGATCAGCTAATTCCACTTGAAGAAAAAAGAGAGCTGGATGAAGACGAATTTGTAGAAGTGATGGAAGTTTCATTAGAAGAAGCCTTGCACCTCATTGAAAAGCAGCATATTTATGATGCAAAAACAGCCTATGCCATTCAGTACTTACAACTGCAAGAGGTACTTAAGTCAACAAAATGA
- a CDS encoding aldo/keto reductase, whose translation MKKRRIGTSDLLVSEAALGCMSLGTEKGKALSLLDEAIDLGINYLDTADLYDFGTNEEIVGEAIKNRRQDLILATKGGNRFEKGKSGWDWDPSKAYIKEAVKQSLKRLQTDYIDLYQLHGGTIDDPIDETIEAFEELVEEGVIRYYGISSIRPNVIKEYAKKSNIVSVMMQYSLLDRRPEEWFSLLEEQGISVVARGPLAKGLLTEKPLSEASDSIQKNGYLHYSFDELKQVIPSLKKVAHDLSLTELSIQYLLKNSVVSSVVFGASSVEQLKENAAAANARSLSDQEVKALTYYTKPSVYEAHRVK comes from the coding sequence TTGAAAAAAAGACGAATTGGTACATCAGATCTTTTGGTGAGCGAAGCGGCTCTAGGATGTATGTCCTTAGGAACAGAAAAAGGAAAAGCGCTCTCCTTATTAGATGAAGCCATTGATCTTGGAATTAACTATTTGGATACAGCCGATTTATATGATTTTGGGACAAATGAGGAAATTGTCGGGGAAGCGATTAAAAACAGACGACAAGATTTAATTTTGGCCACAAAAGGCGGCAACCGCTTTGAAAAAGGCAAATCTGGCTGGGACTGGGATCCTTCAAAGGCATACATAAAAGAAGCCGTAAAACAAAGCCTCAAGCGGCTGCAAACAGATTATATTGATTTATACCAATTGCACGGAGGCACAATCGATGATCCTATCGATGAGACGATTGAAGCTTTTGAAGAATTAGTGGAAGAAGGCGTTATTCGCTATTATGGCATCTCTTCTATTCGTCCGAACGTCATTAAAGAATACGCCAAAAAATCGAATATCGTCAGTGTCATGATGCAATATAGTTTACTCGACCGCCGTCCAGAGGAATGGTTCTCTCTTCTTGAAGAACAAGGCATTAGTGTCGTGGCAAGAGGACCTTTAGCAAAAGGGCTTTTAACAGAAAAACCACTTTCGGAAGCAAGTGACTCGATTCAAAAAAATGGCTATCTTCACTATTCTTTTGACGAGTTAAAGCAGGTTATTCCTTCTTTAAAGAAAGTCGCTCATGACCTATCACTCACAGAGCTCTCCATTCAATATTTGCTTAAGAATTCTGTGGTCAGTTCTGTTGTATTTGGCGCAAGCTCGGTGGAACAATTAAAAGAAAATGCGGCAGCGGCCAATGCACGTTCTTTAAGTGATCAAGAAGTAAAAGCATTGACTTACTATACAAAACCATCTGTGTACGAGGCTCACCGGGTTAAATAA
- a CDS encoding LCI fold-containing protein codes for MKLRKTMAGVTLSLGLLLPVSGQALATNDLTNADFRTNATSIVDCSVTPFKGASNRLCMYSDNGSFANSFSRFGTTFYLKGKSGNYAYYESAR; via the coding sequence ATGAAATTGAGAAAAACAATGGCTGGAGTCACTCTATCTTTAGGATTGCTTTTACCTGTTTCTGGACAAGCTCTTGCTACAAATGATTTAACGAATGCGGATTTTCGTACAAATGCTACTTCAATTGTAGATTGTTCTGTCACTCCTTTTAAAGGCGCAAGTAATCGATTATGTATGTATTCGGATAATGGTTCTTTTGCAAATAGTTTCAGTCGTTTTGGTACGACATTTTATCTTAAAGGCAAATCTGGAAATTATGCATATTACGAAAGTGCAAGATAA